One stretch of Chlamydia abortus DNA includes these proteins:
- a CDS encoding MYG1 family protein, whose amino-acid sequence MRIPRSVGTHDGSFHADEVTACALLILFDLVDEDKIVRTRNPEKLAECEYVCDVGGVYSPEQKRFDHHQVAYEGPWSSAGMVLDYLREQRLIDLEEYHFLNHTLIHGIDEQDNGRFFSKEGFCSFSDIIKIYNPEEGRNASDADFFFSLKFTIDLLKRLRNKFRYDRMCRDVVRSAMEKDEFCLFFDRPLAWQENFFFLGGEQHPAAFVCFPACDQWILRGIPPTLDRRMEVRVPFPESWAGLLGKELEEISGIPGAIFCHKGLFLSVWDSKEHCRRALQLVLENRGLV is encoded by the coding sequence ATGCGAATTCCAAGAAGCGTTGGTACACACGACGGTTCTTTTCATGCTGATGAGGTTACGGCGTGTGCTTTACTTATTTTGTTCGACCTTGTTGATGAAGATAAGATCGTCCGTACGCGAAATCCTGAAAAGCTCGCCGAGTGCGAATATGTATGTGATGTCGGTGGAGTCTATTCTCCAGAGCAAAAAAGATTCGATCATCACCAGGTAGCCTATGAAGGACCCTGGAGTAGCGCAGGAATGGTATTGGATTATCTTAGGGAACAACGACTTATCGATCTAGAAGAATATCATTTTCTAAATCATACGTTAATTCATGGTATCGATGAACAAGATAATGGAAGGTTTTTTTCGAAAGAAGGCTTTTGTTCTTTTTCTGATATCATTAAAATCTACAATCCTGAAGAAGGGAGAAATGCTTCGGATGCGGATTTCTTTTTCTCTTTAAAATTTACGATCGACTTATTGAAGCGTTTGAGAAATAAGTTTCGCTACGATCGCATGTGTAGAGATGTTGTCCGATCTGCCATGGAAAAAGATGAATTTTGTTTATTTTTTGATCGTCCGTTGGCATGGCAAGAAAATTTCTTTTTTTTAGGTGGCGAGCAACACCCTGCAGCATTTGTGTGTTTCCCTGCTTGTGATCAATGGATTCTTAGGGGAATCCCTCCCACTTTAGATAGGCGCATGGAAGTGCGTGTGCCCTTCCCAGAAAGTTGGGCAGGACTTCTGGGCAAAGAGCTCGAAGAAATCAGTGGTATTCCTGGAGCCATTTTTTGCCATAAGGGATTGTTTTTGTCTGTTTGGGATAGCAAAGAACACTGTCGGCGCGCCTTGCAGTTGGTGTTAGAAAATCGAGGATTAGTATGA
- a CDS encoding HEAT repeat domain-containing protein, whose product MRQHLLIGDFPRAIQEAQALLSSSECSLSTTRLALKALARGKDYDSWNRGFTKARQCYPQLAKDRDTLEDFAQQVLSDGMRHPSMTVRAVSILSIGLARDFRLVPLVLASLSDDSVIVRTLGLQVVLQYGSQSLKDAVCKIARHDDSMQVRMIAYQIAAILDIEELLPYLQERANNKLVDGEERREAWKASLMLTPHGLSKSRVHEDMDQALFACELLHHLGEEKEESVLLDLLSIQYPEVQEAALRAALSCGREVSCESKKIADQVHAMAQTSPFPKVRLQAAALLYLQGDPLGEDLLVQGLLSPLASICESASAAVCSLGIGGKDLADKYLHRVVSRKAAANLAILLLVSRTHVERAGDVIADFISDPEMCWAIEQFLWSSQWNPKSASLPLYFDMVKREIGRKLIRLLAVAKYSKVKKVTGDFLSNRQQHGWSFFSGVFWEEGDEHTAQIWTADKSFASKLESTLARLCQKKNSESLHQAIELYPESRWQDKLAILEGIAFSENLEGVDFLLECCSHETPSLRCAAAGAVFALFK is encoded by the coding sequence TTGCGTCAGCATTTGCTTATTGGTGATTTCCCTCGAGCTATTCAGGAAGCTCAGGCCCTTTTGTCCTCTTCCGAATGTTCGCTCTCCACAACCCGACTTGCCCTAAAAGCCTTAGCCCGAGGGAAGGATTACGACTCCTGGAATCGAGGGTTTACTAAAGCTCGTCAATGCTACCCGCAACTAGCTAAAGATCGCGATACCTTAGAAGATTTTGCTCAACAAGTGCTTTCGGATGGTATGCGCCATCCTTCAATGACGGTACGCGCAGTGAGTATACTGTCTATAGGCTTAGCTAGAGACTTTCGTTTAGTCCCTCTTGTTTTAGCGAGTCTGTCTGATGATAGCGTGATTGTGCGTACCCTGGGCCTACAGGTCGTCTTGCAGTATGGATCTCAGAGTTTAAAAGATGCTGTCTGTAAAATTGCGCGCCACGATGATTCTATGCAAGTGCGTATGATAGCCTACCAAATTGCTGCGATTTTAGATATTGAAGAACTCCTTCCTTATCTTCAAGAACGTGCAAATAACAAACTTGTCGATGGTGAGGAACGTCGGGAGGCGTGGAAAGCTTCTCTCATGCTGACCCCACATGGGCTGTCTAAATCTAGAGTACACGAAGATATGGATCAGGCTTTATTTGCCTGCGAACTCTTGCATCATTTGGGAGAAGAAAAAGAGGAGAGTGTGCTCCTAGATTTATTATCTATTCAGTACCCGGAAGTTCAAGAAGCAGCATTACGCGCAGCCTTGTCTTGTGGACGTGAGGTGAGCTGTGAATCAAAAAAAATTGCTGATCAAGTGCACGCCATGGCTCAAACGTCTCCCTTCCCTAAAGTCCGTCTACAGGCAGCAGCTCTTCTCTATCTTCAAGGAGATCCTTTAGGGGAAGATTTGCTAGTGCAAGGTTTACTTTCTCCTCTCGCCTCGATTTGTGAGTCAGCATCTGCTGCCGTATGTTCTTTAGGTATAGGCGGAAAAGATCTTGCTGATAAGTATCTGCATCGTGTGGTCTCCAGGAAGGCCGCAGCAAATCTCGCGATTTTACTGCTTGTCAGTCGTACGCACGTGGAAAGAGCTGGTGATGTTATAGCGGATTTTATCAGTGATCCTGAGATGTGCTGGGCGATCGAACAGTTTCTTTGGAGTTCACAATGGAACCCTAAAAGTGCTTCTCTGCCTCTCTATTTTGATATGGTAAAAAGAGAGATAGGGAGAAAGCTGATCCGTTTGCTTGCGGTAGCAAAATATAGTAAAGTCAAAAAAGTGACGGGAGATTTTCTTTCTAATCGGCAACAACATGGCTGGAGTTTTTTTTCAGGAGTATTCTGGGAAGAAGGGGATGAACACACGGCGCAGATATGGACTGCAGATAAAAGTTTTGCTTCTAAGTTAGAGTCCACGTTAGCTAGGTTGTGTCAGAAAAAAAATAGCGAATCTTTGCATCAAGCTATAGAGCTCTATCCTGAAAGTCGTTGGCAAGATAAACTTGCTATTTTAGAAGGTATCGCTTTTTCGGAAAATCTCGAGGGCGTGGATTTCCTTCTGGAATGTTGTTCCCATGAAACCCCTTCGCTGCGTTGTGCAGCCGCAGGGGCTGTATTTGCTCTATTTAAGTAG
- a CDS encoding sodium:solute symporter family protein — protein MNFGLFLCCLLGIQALCLCVGRRGGSTVQDCEGYFLAGRSLKTFSLTMTFIATQIGGGVLLGAAEEAARYGYGVILYPLGVASGLIFLGVGPGKKLASGSIATVVTLFESVYKSKKLRKMAFLLSALSLFFILVAQIVALDKLFGVFTYGKYLTAIFWITLVFYTSTGGFRGVVRTDIVQAGFLLIAVLTCAVSVWYGASQFTPILSNSVFEPLPTSKLPGWIFMPMVFMIVEQDMAQRCVAASSLRRLQWAAILAGIVILLFNLIPLFLGSLGAKLGVSPGCVLIDTVAYVSGPSLAAIMAAAIGVAILSTADSLISAVAHLISEEVPQLSSLNYRYLIGMIAVLAPVAALGFSNIVDLLMLSYGLSVCCLSVPLGAALLTRYQASTPAAWAAVLTGGSVYISGYFITVPFSRDVIAWLSSLTAFIFIEIVYVYIGKLAEEKV, from the coding sequence ATGAATTTTGGATTATTTTTATGTTGTTTGCTTGGCATTCAGGCCTTGTGTTTATGTGTAGGTCGTCGAGGCGGCTCTACAGTTCAGGATTGTGAGGGGTATTTTCTCGCAGGAAGGAGCTTAAAAACGTTTTCTTTAACGATGACGTTTATCGCTACACAAATTGGCGGTGGGGTACTACTTGGCGCAGCTGAAGAAGCTGCACGTTACGGTTATGGAGTGATCTTGTATCCTTTGGGAGTGGCTTCAGGTTTGATATTTCTTGGTGTCGGGCCAGGAAAGAAATTAGCGTCGGGATCGATTGCTACCGTAGTGACGCTTTTCGAAAGCGTGTATAAATCAAAAAAGCTACGGAAAATGGCTTTTCTTCTTTCCGCTCTATCTTTGTTTTTTATTCTTGTAGCGCAGATAGTTGCTTTGGATAAGCTATTCGGTGTGTTCACTTATGGCAAATATCTCACCGCCATTTTTTGGATCACCCTAGTATTCTATACTTCTACAGGAGGATTTCGTGGTGTTGTCAGAACAGATATCGTACAGGCGGGATTTCTCCTGATTGCTGTGCTGACTTGTGCTGTTTCTGTTTGGTACGGCGCATCTCAGTTTACCCCCATCTTATCGAACTCTGTTTTTGAGCCCCTACCCACAAGCAAGCTTCCCGGATGGATTTTCATGCCTATGGTCTTTATGATTGTCGAGCAGGATATGGCACAACGTTGTGTCGCGGCCTCATCACTGCGCAGACTCCAATGGGCAGCCATCCTTGCCGGGATCGTCATCCTTTTGTTTAATCTTATCCCCTTATTTTTAGGTTCTCTAGGAGCAAAATTGGGAGTTTCTCCCGGCTGTGTCCTTATCGATACCGTAGCTTATGTCAGCGGACCATCATTAGCCGCTATTATGGCAGCAGCCATTGGTGTGGCCATATTGTCGACAGCAGATTCTTTGATTAGTGCTGTTGCTCATCTAATTAGTGAAGAAGTGCCTCAACTATCTTCGTTAAACTACCGTTACCTGATTGGGATGATTGCGGTACTCGCTCCCGTCGCTGCTTTAGGCTTTAGCAATATAGTGGATTTGCTGATGCTAAGCTATGGCCTATCCGTGTGTTGCCTTTCCGTTCCTCTAGGCGCAGCTCTTCTCACTCGCTATCAAGCTAGCACTCCTGCAGCTTGGGCAGCAGTGCTCACCGGAGGCAGCGTGTATATCAGTGGGTATTTCATCACCGTGCCTTTCTCTAGGGATGTCATCGCTTGGTTAAGCTCTCTTACAGCGTTTATTTTTATCGAAATAGTATACGTGTACATCGGGAAGCTTGCTGAAGAGAAAGTCTAA
- a CDS encoding LOG family protein, producing MYNLFHRNHDAISPDGYLTSPLHMLSPNTYEGEIEILHIPEYFLGFHLPKHCLHLNLKSSLAQLGVDAKIKEIELSKECSRARLLLQISSHDPVASVMLTLLEPGDYIAKLFAADDRRLVRSPQYLERMLKHTDKAGMPLLCFGKKLEHLISLDVIDDRLVVTLPTLPGVIHYDHKIYGLLPLIGKALGQPNMRVRNFLSLYQHKIEREKLPLRDRILLIKTEPLHIRTVFARVVDSLLPQGIQHTAANILEPTTQESGDIYEFYGSSTVPVETIPLEFFTIEPYKEHSFFCYRDFLQSSLESEQCLFNIFETAPGTQEKAATFISKGSEILELSHNSWLIGSAKSLHDKKHPYPENLQEYIEEQPCFPFLQAMETGHITSQGVLFSRYFPSSCLKGMLLSYHVNYCLKQIYFQIPSYNYGEYFSEHDRTLLMDLYFAGIPTFWVDQVSKHVLQYVKRRGKDSGMFVPITRTQEFRSAYFIGIHGSCMIAEGYKEDLKELLQGIHNLIQTLPIPGFTPPTPLAIITGGGPGAMAIGNEVATELNLLSCGNIIDFEQSPMKYQDSNPYIQAKMTYRLSSLIQRQEHFHVDLALFVTGGMGTDFEFCLELVSIKTGKKPPVPIFLIGPAAYWREKVTPIYQTNCTTGTNRGSEWVSNCVFCISSPQAGIEIFQRYIDNTLPIGPEYPPYPEGFLEV from the coding sequence ATGTATAACTTATTCCACAGGAACCACGACGCCATTTCTCCTGATGGGTACCTTACGTCTCCCTTGCATATGCTATCGCCGAATACATACGAGGGGGAAATAGAAATACTACATATCCCCGAGTACTTCTTGGGTTTCCATTTACCTAAGCATTGCTTACATCTCAATCTAAAAAGCTCACTAGCACAACTGGGAGTGGATGCAAAAATTAAAGAAATAGAATTAAGTAAAGAATGTTCCCGAGCACGTTTACTTTTACAAATTAGCAGTCATGACCCTGTCGCTTCTGTGATGCTCACCCTATTAGAACCTGGGGATTACATTGCAAAATTATTCGCTGCCGATGACCGTCGACTCGTACGCTCCCCCCAATACCTAGAAAGAATGCTCAAACATACCGATAAAGCAGGAATGCCTTTGTTATGTTTTGGGAAAAAATTAGAACATCTCATTTCTTTAGATGTTATTGATGACCGTCTAGTCGTGACCCTGCCGACTCTTCCTGGTGTCATTCACTATGATCATAAGATCTACGGCCTCCTTCCTTTAATAGGAAAAGCCTTAGGCCAGCCAAACATGAGAGTACGCAATTTCCTATCCCTGTACCAACATAAAATAGAACGTGAGAAGCTGCCCCTACGTGATCGTATTTTACTGATAAAAACGGAGCCTTTACATATCCGTACGGTATTTGCTCGTGTTGTCGACTCCCTCCTTCCCCAGGGAATACAACATACGGCAGCAAATATTTTAGAGCCTACCACACAAGAATCCGGAGATATTTACGAATTTTATGGATCTTCCACAGTTCCCGTCGAGACGATTCCTTTAGAATTCTTCACTATAGAACCGTATAAAGAACACTCTTTCTTCTGTTATCGAGATTTCCTACAATCCTCCCTAGAATCCGAGCAATGTCTTTTCAACATTTTTGAGACGGCACCAGGTACCCAAGAAAAAGCAGCCACATTTATTTCCAAAGGTAGTGAAATTCTCGAGTTATCACACAACTCTTGGTTGATAGGATCCGCCAAATCCCTACATGACAAAAAACATCCTTATCCCGAAAACCTACAAGAATACATCGAAGAACAACCCTGCTTCCCCTTCCTACAAGCTATGGAAACAGGACACATTACCAGCCAGGGCGTACTGTTCTCTCGTTATTTCCCTTCTTCGTGTCTCAAAGGGATGTTACTTTCCTATCATGTCAACTACTGTCTGAAACAAATCTATTTCCAAATACCCTCCTACAATTATGGCGAGTATTTTTCTGAGCATGACCGCACTTTACTTATGGATTTATACTTTGCTGGGATCCCTACGTTCTGGGTAGACCAAGTCTCTAAACACGTATTACAATACGTCAAACGTCGTGGAAAAGATTCAGGAATGTTCGTGCCTATAACCCGCACCCAAGAATTTCGCTCTGCTTACTTTATTGGCATCCATGGCTCTTGCATGATTGCAGAGGGGTATAAAGAAGATCTCAAGGAATTATTACAAGGCATACACAATCTTATCCAAACCCTCCCTATTCCTGGATTTACTCCTCCTACCCCCTTAGCCATCATCACCGGAGGCGGACCCGGAGCCATGGCGATAGGCAACGAGGTGGCCACAGAGCTCAACCTTCTTTCTTGTGGCAACATTATAGATTTCGAACAGTCCCCAATGAAATACCAAGATAGCAATCCCTACATACAAGCGAAAATGACCTACAGGCTCTCCTCTTTAATTCAACGTCAAGAGCACTTCCATGTGGATCTCGCTTTATTTGTCACAGGAGGTATGGGAACAGATTTTGAGTTTTGTCTTGAGCTTGTCAGTATAAAAACAGGGAAAAAACCTCCTGTTCCTATATTTTTAATCGGTCCTGCTGCCTATTGGAGAGAGAAAGTGACCCCCATCTACCAAACCAATTGCACAACGGGAACGAACCGAGGTTCGGAGTGGGTAAGCAATTGCGTATTTTGTATTTCTTCCCCTCAAGCTGGTATAGAAATTTTCCAAAGATATATCGACAACACGTTGCCTATAGGTCCCGAATATCCTCCTTATCCCGAGGGATTTTTAGAGGTATGA
- a CDS encoding histidine triad nucleotide-binding protein: MTIFEKIIEGAIDCEKVFENENFIAIKDRFPQAPVHLLIIPKKHIEKLQDMQDEDFSLLAEAGKIIQQLAEAFGIAEGYRVVINNGVDGGQSVFHLHIHLLGGSSLGAIA; the protein is encoded by the coding sequence ATGACCATTTTTGAAAAGATTATCGAAGGCGCGATAGATTGCGAAAAAGTTTTTGAAAATGAGAATTTTATCGCTATAAAAGATCGTTTCCCCCAGGCTCCTGTTCATCTCTTGATTATTCCTAAAAAGCACATAGAAAAATTACAAGATATGCAGGATGAGGATTTTTCTTTACTTGCTGAAGCAGGAAAAATTATTCAGCAATTAGCGGAAGCTTTTGGTATTGCTGAGGGATATCGTGTTGTAATCAATAATGGTGTTGACGGGGGACAGAGCGTATTCCATTTACATATTCATCTTTTAGGTGGAAGCTCTTTGGGGGCTATTGCCTAA